From the Armatimonadota bacterium genome, one window contains:
- a CDS encoding OsmC family protein, whose protein sequence is MKFEVKWIGDTAFRADPPSGVSFVMDSHAEFGGSGSGPSPIETLLSSAAACSGIDVLSILKKKRQPVDSYTIEVSWERGPHGEWPRPITSVHLKHIVRGSGLSREAVERAVQLSDEKYCSVVATLRIATKVTSNYEIEP, encoded by the coding sequence ATGAAATTTGAAGTGAAATGGATCGGCGACACGGCGTTTCGGGCAGATCCGCCCAGCGGGGTTAGTTTCGTGATGGATAGCCACGCAGAGTTTGGCGGATCGGGCAGCGGACCGTCACCTATCGAGACGCTGCTCAGCTCAGCGGCGGCCTGCTCGGGCATCGACGTGCTTTCGATACTGAAAAAGAAGAGACAGCCAGTGGATAGCTACACGATTGAAGTGAGCTGGGAGCGCGGTCCTCACGGCGAATGGCCGAGGCCGATCACGTCGGTGCATCTCAAGCACATAGTCCGAGGGAGCGGGCTATCCCGAGAAGCTGTCGAGCGAGCGGTTCAACTCAGCGACGAAAAGTACTGCAGCGTCGTTGCAACCCTGCGGATAGCGACGAAGGTGACCTCGAACTACGAGATCGAGCCTTAG
- a CDS encoding polysaccharide biosynthesis/export family protein, with amino-acid sequence MMSKRTLVCVLLALLASTLFAQEGTYRLQPEDVIRIQVYNEQDITAVLPIGRDGNVSAPFVGTIRAEGKTTAELEADLAEAYMERLGLRDPIVSVSIEQYRTIRASISGAVRITGTYTMRPGDTIITLFTQGGGELANNTSDLRRATLRRKGSRELIPIDLYAMLTRGDMSQNYEVRDGDELLVPTETKNRILVLGRVVAPGAYPYREPMTLMDAIALGRGQIEFRSKLSAVKVFRQLPGRPGQVIEIEADLVKYMNEGDYAQNILLQPGDFVWVPDSNNLNFGQVNSLANILFIFQRFGFRLGGLIPGR; translated from the coding sequence ATGATGTCTAAGAGAACGCTCGTTTGCGTGTTGCTTGCGCTGCTCGCATCAACGCTCTTCGCCCAGGAAGGAACCTACCGCCTGCAACCTGAGGACGTCATCCGAATTCAGGTCTATAACGAACAGGATATCACCGCCGTTCTGCCAATTGGTCGCGACGGCAACGTCAGTGCCCCGTTCGTTGGAACGATTCGGGCCGAGGGGAAGACAACCGCAGAGCTTGAGGCTGATTTAGCCGAAGCGTACATGGAAAGGCTGGGCCTTCGCGATCCGATCGTTTCCGTATCTATCGAGCAGTACCGCACTATTCGCGCGTCAATCTCCGGCGCTGTCCGTATTACCGGAACGTATACAATGCGCCCGGGCGACACCATCATCACCCTTTTCACCCAAGGTGGCGGCGAACTTGCCAACAACACATCCGACTTGCGGCGCGCGACACTCAGGCGCAAGGGAAGCCGAGAGCTCATCCCGATCGACCTGTACGCCATGCTCACGCGTGGCGACATGTCTCAGAACTACGAAGTGAGGGACGGTGACGAGCTACTCGTGCCGACGGAGACGAAGAATCGCATTCTCGTCCTAGGCAGAGTGGTAGCGCCCGGCGCGTACCCCTACAGAGAGCCGATGACCTTGATGGACGCGATCGCTTTGGGGCGAGGACAGATCGAGTTTCGTTCCAAGCTCAGCGCAGTGAAGGTGTTCCGGCAACTGCCCGGTCGACCAGGGCAGGTCATCGAGATCGAGGCGGACTTGGTCAAGTACATGAACGAAGGCGATTACGCGCAGAACATTCTGCTACAGCCGGGCGACTTCGTGTGGGTGCCCGACAGCAACAACCTGAACTTTGGCCAGGTCAATTCGCTCGCGAATATCCTGTTCATCTTCCAACGATTCGGGTTTAGGCTGGGCGGTCTGATCCCAGGTCGCTAA
- the rsmI gene encoding 16S rRNA (cytidine(1402)-2'-O)-methyltransferase — protein sequence MPDSCGRLVVVATPIGNLGDLSPRAAEELSAAETWIVEDTRVSGKLQAHLGVKRPMKVLNDHSTRDRIDELVAVVAAGSSIALITDAGTPVVSDPGSELIDAALNRGLSVCGVPGPSAATLALSLSGFYAQRFAFLGYLPRKPGPMRSTLLPFSDSTLTLVAFESPHRIGKLLAACFEALGDRRYAICRELTKRHEQVWRSTLPAVPDEDVVPRKGEFTVVVEGKRASS from the coding sequence TTGCCGGACTCATGCGGCCGACTAGTGGTCGTCGCGACCCCGATCGGTAATCTAGGCGACCTCTCACCGCGCGCCGCCGAAGAGCTGTCTGCGGCCGAGACGTGGATCGTCGAAGACACGAGGGTGAGCGGCAAGCTCCAGGCGCACCTAGGGGTGAAGCGACCGATGAAGGTCCTCAACGATCACTCAACCAGAGATCGGATCGACGAACTGGTCGCAGTCGTCGCGGCGGGGTCGTCGATAGCGCTGATAACTGACGCAGGCACGCCCGTCGTGAGCGATCCAGGATCCGAACTCATTGACGCGGCCCTCAATCGAGGCCTGAGCGTCTGTGGGGTGCCCGGTCCCAGCGCGGCGACGCTCGCGCTGAGCCTGAGCGGCTTCTACGCGCAGAGGTTCGCCTTCCTTGGATACCTCCCACGCAAGCCGGGCCCGATGCGCTCGACCCTGCTGCCGTTCTCAGATTCAACGCTGACGCTCGTCGCTTTTGAATCCCCGCACCGGATCGGCAAGCTTCTTGCAGCTTGCTTTGAGGCTTTGGGTGATCGGCGGTACGCAATCTGCCGAGAATTGACGAAGAGGCACGAGCAGGTTTGGCGAAGCACCCTTCCCGCTGTGCCGGACGAGGATGTGGTTCCGCGCAAAGGCGAGTTCACCGTCGTAGTCGAGGGGAAGCGAGCCAGTTCGTGA
- a CDS encoding peptidyl-prolyl cis-trans isomerase, whose amino-acid sequence MVVLIIIGVVVTVGLLSTAIGGFFANRNQGDGPEFASPVIVTVNGTPIRLSQLQATLGVIRQQTAFFGISDPVNELRNYYDALRELMGRAVLEGMASQRGIVLSDAQAMQLEGNQVDSEILQLRLRLEANGTLFVGATNQEFQEAFLAANGITATEYRKRRMEIAQNLLDDPLTRQRFIFQFLVEAVTGSFALEVIVTEEELRAAYDEFVLDVIPMNDPELSFVERETLADEILEKLNDGADFAEMQAQYVDSPTGEPVRKSRRLLEISPDLADLLDLKPGEVAKGTDFGIVGVYKLRAIEPNIPEDFEQNSKPYIDQYKLSKGAELADAAITEAQENIVLEWVDKGYEFAYNLYLIREDESLEDDDARIAKYYEAYSQSLGLEDDPDYDLEPLIYARYYAHTQWYRSLDAEGKAEAAGERAEIVDAMLTYSTSFTLYFALIDLYETVGDVSATGKALISAARMLDAYNPIHESFYDTIRAKLSALRGADAIGEDDVISALKVLKAYEDDLDAVREEQEADRLEQEAVDKELAELAEPEDGDETDETSTGDEDDDSDESEETDADEGG is encoded by the coding sequence ATGGTCGTTCTGATCATCATCGGCGTAGTGGTCACTGTCGGCTTGCTGAGCACCGCGATCGGCGGCTTCTTCGCCAACAGGAACCAAGGCGACGGCCCTGAGTTCGCGTCTCCGGTCATCGTCACCGTGAACGGTACGCCGATCCGCCTCAGCCAGCTACAGGCCACTCTCGGCGTCATTCGCCAACAGACGGCTTTCTTCGGGATTTCCGACCCAGTGAACGAGCTGAGAAACTACTATGATGCGCTCCGTGAGCTGATGGGTCGCGCGGTGTTAGAAGGCATGGCCAGCCAGCGCGGCATAGTCTTGTCGGACGCACAAGCAATGCAGCTCGAAGGTAACCAAGTCGATAGCGAGATACTCCAACTGAGGCTGAGACTGGAGGCGAACGGCACTCTGTTCGTTGGCGCGACGAATCAAGAGTTCCAAGAAGCGTTTCTTGCAGCTAATGGCATCACGGCAACGGAGTATCGAAAACGAAGGATGGAGATCGCTCAGAATCTGCTCGACGACCCGCTGACGCGCCAACGCTTTATCTTCCAATTCTTGGTCGAAGCTGTCACCGGCAGCTTCGCGCTCGAGGTCATCGTAACCGAGGAGGAACTCAGGGCGGCTTACGACGAGTTCGTTCTGGACGTCATACCCATGAACGACCCGGAACTGTCGTTTGTGGAACGGGAGACGCTGGCAGACGAAATACTAGAAAAGCTCAACGACGGCGCAGACTTTGCCGAGATGCAGGCACAGTACGTGGATTCGCCAACTGGCGAACCAGTCCGGAAAAGCCGACGACTGCTTGAGATTTCGCCAGACCTGGCAGATCTGCTTGATCTCAAGCCAGGCGAAGTAGCCAAAGGCACCGACTTCGGCATCGTTGGCGTCTACAAGCTTCGTGCGATCGAACCTAATATTCCGGAGGACTTCGAACAGAACAGCAAGCCGTACATCGATCAGTACAAGCTATCGAAGGGGGCTGAACTGGCCGATGCAGCGATCACTGAGGCACAGGAGAACATCGTCCTGGAATGGGTCGACAAGGGTTACGAGTTCGCCTACAACTTGTACTTGATCCGGGAAGACGAAAGCCTTGAGGATGACGACGCCAGGATAGCGAAGTACTACGAGGCGTACAGCCAAAGCTTGGGCCTGGAAGACGATCCAGATTACGACCTAGAACCGCTGATCTACGCCCGTTACTACGCGCACACGCAGTGGTACCGCTCGCTGGACGCCGAAGGCAAGGCTGAAGCCGCAGGGGAGCGCGCAGAGATCGTTGACGCCATGTTGACGTACTCCACCAGCTTCACTCTGTACTTCGCCCTGATCGACCTCTACGAAACGGTCGGAGACGTATCGGCGACTGGCAAAGCTCTTATCTCAGCCGCACGGATGCTCGATGCGTACAACCCGATTCACGAGTCGTTCTACGACACGATTAGAGCCAAGCTGTCGGCGTTGCGCGGTGCCGATGCGATCGGCGAAGATGACGTGATCTCGGCTTTGAAGGTGCTGAAGGCTTACGAGGACGATTTGGACGCGGTCCGAGAAGAGCAGGAGGCGGATCGGCTCGAGCAGGAGGCGGTTGACAAGGAGCTGGCCGAACTCGCGGAGCCCGAAGACGGCGACGAGACGGACGAGACGAGCACCGGCGACGAAGACGACGACTCCGACGAGTCTGAAGAGACAGACGCTGACGAGGGAGGCTAA
- the lexA gene encoding transcriptional repressor LexA, whose protein sequence is MAKGLTKRQETILQFILDYIQDIGYPPSIREIGDHFSIGSLRGVTVHLDALKRKGYIERSNKPRSIRVVHPAYQRGQQVKMLPLVGQIAAGEPILATEHVEDLLPVPSAMVKNIQGAYILRVRGDSMSGEGINPRDLVVIKPQETANHGDIVAIMIDDEATVKRIHYVQGGIRLMPSNPSYEPIELSADDNPKILGKVVGLLRDYEGMAF, encoded by the coding sequence TTGGCTAAAGGACTTACGAAGCGACAAGAGACGATCTTGCAGTTCATTTTGGACTACATTCAAGACATCGGATATCCGCCGTCGATCCGGGAGATCGGCGACCATTTCAGCATCGGGTCGCTGCGAGGCGTCACGGTTCACCTGGACGCGCTCAAGCGCAAGGGGTATATCGAGCGGTCGAACAAGCCGAGGTCGATTCGCGTCGTCCACCCAGCGTATCAGCGCGGTCAACAGGTCAAGATGCTGCCCTTGGTGGGCCAGATCGCTGCCGGCGAGCCGATCTTGGCGACGGAGCACGTCGAGGATCTCTTGCCGGTGCCCAGCGCGATGGTCAAGAACATTCAGGGCGCGTACATCTTGCGCGTTCGGGGGGACTCGATGTCCGGCGAAGGCATCAATCCGCGAGACCTCGTCGTGATTAAGCCGCAGGAGACCGCGAATCACGGCGATATCGTCGCGATCATGATCGACGATGAGGCGACAGTCAAGAGGATTCACTACGTTCAAGGCGGAATCCGACTCATGCCGAGCAACCCGTCTTACGAGCCGATCGAGCTGAGCGCCGACGACAACCCGAAAATCCTCGGCAAGGTGGTCGGCCTGCTGCGGGACTACGAGGGGATGGCGTTCTAG
- a CDS encoding UvrD-helicase domain-containing protein, whose translation MSAPSTLSELNPEQREAVLHRDGPLMVFAGAGSGKTRVITSRIAHQIESGVPAHRILAVTFTNKAANELKDRTVELVGPEANQVWGGTFHSIASRMLRVDGEAIGLNRNFVIYDDADQISLIKGIIKKKGLDEKAIAPRAVLSEIGRAKDVLRDHREYASRTAGFFEKIVASIYPDYTAALQAANALDFDDIIVKAVRLLEQSEQVRRKYEERFLHVLVDEYQDVNFAQYRLIQLLSGKHNNITIVGDDDQSIYGWRGADVSLMFRFSTDHPGAKVVTLTQNYRSTSKILEAAHEVIRHNRGRAEKKLWTENGAGAAITVSEAGTEQDEAMLVADTLMKAVRTGERKYGDFAVLYRTNAQSRVLEESFLTMRIPHVLVGGQRFYERKEIKDMTSYLRLALNQLDDGALRRVINVPTRAIGAGAISKLDRRTADSSSSLWQALIDPVWLAEIPNRTRMGAQTLAKAIQDVQPMIVEGPVTPVLKSLLRSSGYLDALRSERTDEAQSRLENLQELITVTQQYDEREDEPSLGGFLETIALISDVDSLTVTGEAVTLITIHSAKGLEFPCVFMIGMEEGIFPHSRSLGDDGGIDEERRLCYVGMTRAREELHMIHAQRRTQFGQANFNPRSRFLVDIPSSLTEPLPGASQRPTSAIRSVHQERSGGYSTVEAEDEQFDEESETQAPSWQPPFQVGQKVSHRKFGVGVVVACNPLQADAEVTVAFPGAVGVKKLAQSHAKLEAV comes from the coding sequence ATGAGCGCCCCCTCCACCCTGAGCGAACTGAACCCCGAACAGCGCGAGGCGGTGCTGCACCGGGATGGGCCATTGATGGTGTTCGCAGGCGCGGGCTCGGGCAAGACGCGGGTCATCACCAGCAGGATCGCCCATCAGATCGAGAGCGGAGTACCGGCTCACAGAATCCTCGCGGTGACGTTTACGAACAAGGCCGCCAACGAGTTGAAAGACCGGACGGTCGAACTCGTCGGACCTGAGGCCAACCAGGTTTGGGGGGGCACGTTTCACTCCATCGCGTCGAGGATGCTGCGCGTCGACGGCGAGGCGATCGGCCTGAACAGGAACTTTGTGATCTACGACGACGCGGATCAGATCTCGCTCATCAAGGGAATCATCAAGAAGAAGGGCCTGGACGAAAAGGCGATCGCCCCGCGCGCCGTGCTTTCTGAAATCGGGCGAGCCAAGGACGTCTTGCGGGATCACCGCGAGTACGCCAGTCGCACAGCCGGGTTCTTCGAGAAAATAGTCGCGAGCATCTACCCGGACTACACTGCGGCGCTGCAGGCTGCCAACGCGCTCGACTTCGACGACATCATCGTTAAGGCCGTCCGACTGCTCGAACAGTCCGAGCAGGTGCGAAGGAAGTACGAGGAGCGGTTCCTGCACGTTCTCGTCGACGAGTACCAGGACGTGAACTTCGCCCAGTACCGGTTGATCCAGCTGCTCAGCGGAAAGCACAACAACATCACGATCGTCGGCGACGACGATCAGTCGATCTACGGCTGGCGCGGCGCGGACGTGTCGCTCATGTTCAGGTTCTCTACCGATCACCCCGGCGCCAAGGTGGTCACGTTGACGCAGAACTACCGATCCACGTCCAAAATCCTTGAGGCGGCGCACGAAGTCATCCGCCACAACCGCGGGCGCGCCGAAAAGAAGTTGTGGACCGAGAACGGCGCTGGTGCGGCGATCACCGTTTCTGAGGCGGGCACCGAGCAGGACGAAGCGATGTTGGTAGCCGACACGCTGATGAAAGCCGTGCGGACTGGCGAGCGCAAGTACGGGGACTTTGCGGTGCTGTACCGAACCAACGCCCAGAGCCGAGTGCTCGAGGAGTCGTTTCTCACGATGCGGATCCCTCACGTGCTGGTAGGGGGGCAGAGGTTCTACGAGCGCAAGGAGATCAAGGACATGACTTCTTACTTGCGGCTGGCGCTGAACCAATTGGACGACGGCGCGCTGCGGCGGGTCATCAACGTGCCGACTCGCGCGATCGGCGCAGGAGCGATTTCCAAGCTGGATCGACGCACGGCGGACAGCAGCAGCTCGCTTTGGCAAGCCTTGATCGACCCTGTCTGGCTAGCAGAAATCCCGAACAGGACCCGCATGGGCGCCCAGACGCTGGCGAAAGCGATTCAGGACGTTCAACCGATGATCGTCGAGGGGCCGGTCACACCCGTGCTCAAGTCGCTGCTCCGCTCGAGCGGCTATTTGGATGCCCTGCGGTCCGAGCGCACCGATGAAGCGCAGAGCCGACTCGAGAACCTACAAGAGCTGATCACGGTAACTCAGCAGTACGATGAGCGCGAGGATGAGCCGTCGCTCGGCGGATTCCTAGAGACCATCGCCTTGATCTCCGACGTCGACAGCCTCACTGTAACTGGTGAAGCGGTGACTCTCATAACGATCCACTCGGCGAAGGGGCTTGAGTTCCCGTGCGTGTTCATGATCGGGATGGAAGAGGGGATTTTTCCGCACTCGCGATCGCTCGGCGACGACGGCGGCATCGATGAAGAGCGACGGCTCTGCTACGTTGGAATGACGCGAGCGAGGGAGGAGCTGCACATGATCCACGCGCAACGACGCACGCAGTTCGGCCAGGCCAACTTCAACCCGCGGTCACGGTTCCTCGTGGACATCCCGTCATCGCTCACCGAGCCGCTGCCCGGGGCTTCGCAGAGGCCGACGAGCGCCATCCGCAGCGTGCACCAAGAGCGGAGCGGCGGATACAGCACCGTGGAAGCCGAAGATGAGCAGTTCGATGAGGAATCGGAAACTCAAGCGCCGAGTTGGCAGCCGCCATTCCAAGTCGGCCAGAAGGTCTCGCACAGGAAGTTCGGCGTCGGCGTTGTGGTCGCTTGCAACCCCTTGCAGGCGGACGCCGAGGTGACTGTCGCATTCCCCGGCGCCGTCGGGGTGAAGAAGCTGGCGCAGAGCCATGCAAAGCTGGAGGCGGTGTGA
- the tatC gene encoding twin-arginine translocase subunit TatC — protein sequence MRATLIEHLNELRVRLFRVILLLAGGMVAGWFFYLPVFNVLEDIVRANIPEGVEYDPIFINLTAPFMLRLKMAFYIGLFFTLPFTVLQLWGFVSPGLRGHEKKPIKVVAPVSIVLFFIGAGMCWFVLPATITWFVTFVQAFPDTKLMPEAGMMVFLMIKMMLSFGIGFQMPIVVYFLAKFEIVTPKAMLKYWRQAIVVIFLAGAIITPSADPFTLFALSLPLVGLFFGSVWFAQWTIKKNRNDDDELDNLD from the coding sequence TTGCGCGCTACGTTAATTGAGCACCTGAACGAACTTCGCGTTCGGCTGTTCCGCGTCATTCTGCTGCTGGCCGGTGGCATGGTCGCCGGCTGGTTCTTCTACCTCCCCGTATTCAACGTGTTGGAAGACATAGTGCGGGCGAACATTCCGGAAGGCGTCGAATACGACCCGATCTTCATCAATCTGACGGCGCCGTTCATGCTCAGGCTGAAGATGGCGTTCTACATCGGCCTGTTCTTCACCCTGCCGTTCACGGTCCTCCAGCTCTGGGGGTTCGTCTCGCCCGGCTTGCGGGGGCACGAGAAGAAGCCGATCAAGGTCGTGGCTCCGGTCAGCATCGTTCTGTTCTTCATCGGCGCTGGAATGTGCTGGTTCGTCCTGCCTGCGACGATTACCTGGTTCGTAACGTTCGTCCAGGCCTTCCCCGACACGAAGCTCATGCCGGAGGCCGGCATGATGGTCTTCCTGATGATCAAGATGATGCTCAGCTTCGGCATCGGATTCCAGATGCCGATCGTCGTGTACTTCCTCGCCAAGTTCGAGATCGTCACGCCCAAGGCGATGCTGAAGTACTGGCGGCAGGCGATCGTCGTAATATTCCTTGCGGGCGCGATCATTACGCCGTCCGCCGATCCGTTCACGCTGTTCGCCTTGTCGCTGCCCCTCGTCGGGCTGTTCTTCGGCTCGGTATGGTTCGCGCAATGGACGATAAAGAAGAACCGCAACGACGACGACGAGCTTGACAACCTCGACTAG
- a CDS encoding DEAD/DEAH box helicase gives MAAARAIDRYFSREDVRGTVSETILIPEQKAVFGVPEAELHTHITGMLGQLGIERLFAHQAQALDAALAGKNVAVVTGTNSGKTMCYNLPVVHTCLTEPLATALYIYPTKALAQDQLGKFEMLAEGTDLRAAVYDGDTPRPQRRAIRKSAHVVLTNPDMLHIGIVPGHESWRRFLKRLRFIVIDEMHTYRGVFGSHVAGVLRRLLRICEFYGASPTVIACSATVANPLDLFEALTGREAELIDQDGAQKGERSIVLVLPPDPGEAQRYSPNFETARLLAELVAEGVRVMAFCKSRVATELVVRYAREALSEAGEDPAGIESYRGGYTAEERREIEQQLFEGRISGIVSTNAMELGVDVGGLDAVLLNGYPGNRASFWQQVGRAGRSTRPGAAVMFAHEDPLEQYLARNPEALTGDPVEGVSLNPENRFVLAAQIGCAAYERPLSLSDLDAFGRSAQRIADEMASADELQFSAERYFLPSYDNPAAKVNIRGSGDQKVELRLEGQAITEMELWRALQYAHEGAVYMHRAETFLVTSLDLQQGVAELERAEPDYFTRPVVQALIEPILDLQRDDLPGCERVLSGLKVTTIVSGFRSISRDGWHVVGEQPLKLPPQTIETIGILVELPGSAGDDAVPAVHGVEHALITTAPLIAGCDTRDLGSAWYAIAPDTLAPRVAVFDQVAGSTGLCEQLLKRWSDWLAASLSLLETCDCEDGCPRCLFTSRCEISNNALSKPLAVRLLRSMQKR, from the coding sequence ATGGCTGCTGCACGGGCGATTGATCGGTATTTCTCGCGAGAAGACGTCCGAGGTACGGTCTCCGAGACCATTTTGATCCCCGAGCAGAAAGCCGTATTCGGCGTGCCCGAGGCCGAGCTGCACACACACATCACCGGGATGCTCGGCCAGCTTGGCATCGAGAGGCTTTTCGCCCATCAGGCGCAGGCTCTGGACGCGGCCCTAGCTGGCAAAAACGTCGCGGTCGTGACCGGCACGAACAGCGGCAAAACGATGTGCTACAACCTGCCGGTCGTTCATACGTGCCTCACGGAGCCGCTCGCGACCGCGCTGTACATCTATCCTACGAAAGCGCTGGCCCAGGATCAGCTCGGCAAGTTTGAGATGCTCGCCGAGGGCACCGATCTCCGCGCCGCCGTGTACGACGGCGACACCCCGCGCCCCCAGCGCCGGGCGATCCGCAAGAGCGCGCACGTCGTTCTCACCAACCCCGACATGCTGCACATCGGCATCGTGCCTGGGCACGAGAGCTGGCGGCGTTTCCTCAAGCGCCTCCGCTTCATCGTGATCGACGAGATGCACACGTACCGAGGCGTGTTCGGGTCGCACGTCGCCGGCGTGTTGCGGCGGTTGCTCCGGATCTGCGAGTTCTACGGCGCGTCGCCAACGGTGATCGCCTGCAGCGCGACGGTCGCCAACCCGCTGGACCTGTTCGAAGCGCTGACCGGCCGCGAGGCGGAGCTGATCGACCAGGACGGAGCGCAGAAAGGAGAGCGGTCGATTGTGCTGGTTCTGCCGCCGGACCCGGGCGAGGCTCAGCGCTACAGCCCGAACTTTGAGACCGCGCGACTGTTGGCAGAGCTCGTGGCCGAAGGAGTCCGCGTCATGGCGTTCTGCAAGTCCAGGGTTGCGACGGAGCTGGTCGTGCGCTACGCGCGCGAAGCACTCTCGGAAGCAGGTGAAGACCCGGCTGGCATAGAGTCGTATCGCGGCGGCTACACCGCAGAAGAGCGACGGGAGATCGAGCAACAGCTGTTCGAGGGGCGCATCAGCGGCATCGTATCGACGAACGCGATGGAGCTGGGCGTAGACGTTGGCGGCCTGGACGCCGTGCTGCTGAACGGCTATCCGGGGAACCGCGCCAGCTTTTGGCAGCAGGTCGGCCGGGCTGGTCGCTCGACGCGGCCCGGCGCGGCGGTGATGTTCGCGCACGAAGACCCGCTGGAGCAGTATCTGGCGCGGAACCCCGAGGCGTTGACAGGCGACCCGGTCGAAGGGGTGTCGCTCAACCCCGAGAACCGGTTCGTGCTCGCTGCGCAGATCGGGTGCGCGGCGTATGAAAGGCCGCTTTCGCTCTCAGACCTCGATGCGTTCGGACGGTCGGCGCAACGGATCGCCGACGAAATGGCGAGCGCGGACGAGCTGCAGTTCAGCGCGGAGCGTTACTTCCTGCCGTCGTACGACAACCCGGCGGCCAAGGTCAACATCCGCGGATCGGGAGACCAGAAGGTCGAGCTGCGCCTTGAGGGCCAGGCGATAACCGAGATGGAGCTTTGGAGGGCGCTGCAGTACGCGCACGAGGGAGCGGTCTACATGCACCGTGCTGAGACGTTTCTCGTCACGTCGCTGGATCTTCAGCAGGGTGTCGCCGAGCTCGAACGAGCCGAGCCCGATTACTTTACGCGGCCGGTCGTGCAAGCGCTTATCGAGCCGATTCTGGATCTTCAGCGGGACGATCTGCCGGGGTGCGAGCGCGTACTGTCAGGGCTGAAAGTGACGACGATCGTGTCCGGCTTCCGGTCGATCTCGCGTGACGGTTGGCACGTCGTCGGCGAGCAGCCGCTCAAGCTGCCGCCGCAGACGATCGAGACGATCGGGATTCTCGTCGAGCTGCCGGGTTCGGCCGGTGACGACGCGGTTCCGGCCGTACACGGCGTCGAGCACGCGCTGATTACGACCGCGCCGCTGATCGCGGGGTGCGACACTCGGGACCTCGGCAGCGCGTGGTACGCCATCGCGCCGGACACGCTGGCGCCGAGGGTCGCGGTGTTCGATCAGGTCGCCGGCAGCACGGGCCTATGCGAGCAGTTGCTGAAACGCTGGAGCGACTGGCTCGCGGCCTCGCTCAGCCTGCTCGAAACCTGCGACTGCGAAGACGGCTGCCCGCGATGCCTGTTCACCTCAAGGTGTGAGATCTCGAACAACGCGCTTAGCAAGCCGCTGGCCGTGCGGCTTCTGCGCTCGATGCAGAAACGCTAG
- a CDS encoding dienelactone hydrolase family protein gives MLTTVLLLATLQNPPQAACCDFASFAKDPLFATMHPLKEPTGWQPTDGVMVSYSATDGSKASGFWVKPSGEDKACIIMVHEWWGLNDHIKETAEKLSAETGYGVLAIDLYRGKVATDGGEANQYMNGVKEDQAQAVVAGAVKAVKHGELYEASAVGTVGYCFGGGWSHKTAIAGGEDVDACVVYYGMPDTRASSLKRLQAPVLMIWPTKDAWINASVVASFKSAMKAAGKQLTVESYDADHAFANPSSARYNEEAASDAWRKTIAFYKEHLGGG, from the coding sequence ATGCTGACTACCGTTTTACTACTCGCCACTTTGCAGAATCCGCCGCAAGCCGCGTGCTGCGACTTCGCGTCGTTCGCCAAGGATCCGCTGTTCGCAACGATGCACCCGCTCAAGGAGCCCACGGGCTGGCAGCCGACGGACGGCGTCATGGTGTCGTATTCGGCGACTGACGGATCGAAGGCGAGCGGATTTTGGGTCAAACCAAGTGGTGAGGACAAGGCCTGCATCATCATGGTGCACGAATGGTGGGGGCTGAACGACCACATCAAGGAGACCGCCGAGAAGCTCAGCGCCGAGACCGGCTACGGCGTGCTGGCGATCGATCTGTACCGGGGCAAGGTAGCCACCGACGGCGGAGAGGCGAACCAGTACATGAACGGCGTTAAGGAGGACCAGGCCCAAGCGGTCGTCGCTGGCGCGGTCAAGGCGGTCAAGCATGGCGAGCTTTACGAGGCGTCTGCGGTCGGCACCGTCGGGTACTGCTTCGGCGGCGGCTGGTCGCACAAGACCGCGATCGCGGGAGGAGAGGACGTCGACGCATGCGTCGTCTACTACGGGATGCCGGACACCCGCGCAAGCTCGCTCAAGCGGCTGCAAGCGCCGGTGCTCATGATCTGGCCGACCAAGGACGCGTGGATCAACGCCAGCGTCGTGGCTAGCTTCAAGTCAGCTATGAAGGCTGCGGGCAAGCAGCTGACAGTGGAGAGCTACGACGCCGACCACGCGTTCGCGAACCCGAGCAGCGCCCGGTACAACGAGGAAGCGGCGAGCGATGCCTGGCGCAAGACGATCGCGTTCTACAAAGAGCATCTCGGCGGGGGCTAG